A single Dreissena polymorpha isolate Duluth1 chromosome 14, UMN_Dpol_1.0, whole genome shotgun sequence DNA region contains:
- the LOC127856969 gene encoding uncharacterized protein YfbL-like isoform X1: MAIAVRLRWCLQIFMLEACVVLTHAANLDYLRSTLTNYFSDTRHHAVKPEYKQRTATFIHDEFIRFGLETTYHNFVFDGVEYANIIGVLKGDNFGTYDDQIIGVGAHYDTVNVTKGVDDNGSGSAALLEVARQMTSLESKRKHTVIFTAFDREEYEYATFDGRFYGALGSKYLISQWLLPWIQKNYPQTVGTFSPYGIIVLDTLMDYNNSARSQIIPPDSLQEFQQLFPGVVKNLQSDNLQGDFLATIFRTQSDSRLANEFHQQWGKMGRADYEIEMFGLAPNLPDDVLNKVADLNRSDHINFWAKNIPAIFLSDSANLRGKMQDCYHHTCDSLEVMLNDDNLNFLAKTSDTIAATVDKLSQSYAAVSGAPGVGKTVLTLMTASSICVFLIQTASRL; this comes from the exons TAACGCATGCTGCCAACTTGGACTACTTGCGGTCTACGTTGACGAACTACTTTTCTGACACGCGCCATCACGCGGTAAAGCCAGAGTACAAGCAACGCACAGCCACGTTTATCCACGACGAATTCATCAGATTTGGACTGGAAACAACGTATCACAACTTTGTCTTTGACGGG GTTGAATATGCAAATATCATTGGAGTTTTGAAGGGGGACAACTTTGGTACTTACGATGACCAGATTATCGGAGTCGGTGCACACTACGATACAGTTAATGTCACCAAGG GTGTTGACGACAACGGCTCCGGAAGTGCTGCCCTCCTGGAGGTGGCTCGACAGATGACGTCACTGGAATCCAAAAGGAAACATACGGTCATATTTACAGCGTTCGACCGCGAGGAATATGAATATGCCACATTCGATGGACGATTTTATG GTGCACTAGGAAGTAAATACCTGATCTCACAGTGGCTGTTACCATGGATTCAAAAGAACTACCCACAAACCGTTGGAACATTTAGTCCCTATGGAATCATCGTCCTTGACACCCTTATGGACTATAACAACAGTGCGAGGTCGCAGATCATCCCGCCAGACAGCCTACAAGAA TTTCAGCAGCTGTTTCCTGGCGTTGTTAAGAACCTCCAGTCCGACAACCTGCAAGGAGATTTTCTTGCAACCATATTTCGGACCCAATCTGACAGCCGTCTCGCCAACGAATTTCATCAACAGTGGGGCAAAATGGGGCGAGCAGACTACGAAATAGAGATGTTTGGCTTGGCTCCAAACTTACCGGATGATGTTTTGAATAAAGTTGCCGATTTGAACCGCAGTGACCACATCAACTTTTGGGCAAAGAACATTCCGGCCATATTTTTGTCTGATTCCG CGAACCTCCGCGGAAAGATGCAGGACTGCTACCACCACACCTGTGACAGTCTGGAAGTGATGTTGAACGATGATAACTTGAACTTCCTCGCCAAGACCTCTGATACCATTGCCGCCACAGTGGACAAACTCTCGCAGAGTTACGCAG CAGTGTCTGGCGCCCCAGGGGTAGGAAAGACAGTCCTCACGTTGATGACAGCATCGTCTATCTGTGTATTTCTTATACAGACAGCATCAAGGTTGTAA
- the LOC127856969 gene encoding uncharacterized protein YfbL-like isoform X2 — MTQAVRLRWCLQLFMLEACVVLTHAANLDYLRSTLTNYFSDTRHHAVKPEYKQRTATFIHDEFIRFGLETTYHNFVFDGVEYANIIGVLKGDNFGTYDDQIIGVGAHYDTVNVTKGVDDNGSGSAALLEVARQMTSLESKRKHTVIFTAFDREEYEYATFDGRFYGALGSKYLISQWLLPWIQKNYPQTVGTFSPYGIIVLDTLMDYNNSARSQIIPPDSLQEFQQLFPGVVKNLQSDNLQGDFLATIFRTQSDSRLANEFHQQWGKMGRADYEIEMFGLAPNLPDDVLNKVADLNRSDHINFWAKNIPAIFLSDSANLRGKMQDCYHHTCDSLEVMLNDDNLNFLAKTSDTIAATVDKLSQSYAAVSGAPGVGKTVLTLMTASSICVFLIQTASRL; from the exons TAACGCATGCTGCCAACTTGGACTACTTGCGGTCTACGTTGACGAACTACTTTTCTGACACGCGCCATCACGCGGTAAAGCCAGAGTACAAGCAACGCACAGCCACGTTTATCCACGACGAATTCATCAGATTTGGACTGGAAACAACGTATCACAACTTTGTCTTTGACGGG GTTGAATATGCAAATATCATTGGAGTTTTGAAGGGGGACAACTTTGGTACTTACGATGACCAGATTATCGGAGTCGGTGCACACTACGATACAGTTAATGTCACCAAGG GTGTTGACGACAACGGCTCCGGAAGTGCTGCCCTCCTGGAGGTGGCTCGACAGATGACGTCACTGGAATCCAAAAGGAAACATACGGTCATATTTACAGCGTTCGACCGCGAGGAATATGAATATGCCACATTCGATGGACGATTTTATG GTGCACTAGGAAGTAAATACCTGATCTCACAGTGGCTGTTACCATGGATTCAAAAGAACTACCCACAAACCGTTGGAACATTTAGTCCCTATGGAATCATCGTCCTTGACACCCTTATGGACTATAACAACAGTGCGAGGTCGCAGATCATCCCGCCAGACAGCCTACAAGAA TTTCAGCAGCTGTTTCCTGGCGTTGTTAAGAACCTCCAGTCCGACAACCTGCAAGGAGATTTTCTTGCAACCATATTTCGGACCCAATCTGACAGCCGTCTCGCCAACGAATTTCATCAACAGTGGGGCAAAATGGGGCGAGCAGACTACGAAATAGAGATGTTTGGCTTGGCTCCAAACTTACCGGATGATGTTTTGAATAAAGTTGCCGATTTGAACCGCAGTGACCACATCAACTTTTGGGCAAAGAACATTCCGGCCATATTTTTGTCTGATTCCG CGAACCTCCGCGGAAAGATGCAGGACTGCTACCACCACACCTGTGACAGTCTGGAAGTGATGTTGAACGATGATAACTTGAACTTCCTCGCCAAGACCTCTGATACCATTGCCGCCACAGTGGACAAACTCTCGCAGAGTTACGCAG CAGTGTCTGGCGCCCCAGGGGTAGGAAAGACAGTCCTCACGTTGATGACAGCATCGTCTATCTGTGTATTTCTTATACAGACAGCATCAAGGTTGTAA